The nucleotide sequence TTTGTAGTCTGTTTATTTTTTAATGTAAATGCAAGAACAAACTCAAGCATAAGACGAATGGCCTTTGAGATTAAAATACAGGTTTATCTATGCTCATTTAGCACCAACACAAATGGTGCTAGCATAGGTTAATAACTGCCTCTCGTGAAATCGTTGGTTGAAAAAATTATTAACCTGCAGGTGCCCGCAGCGTATTGCCAAAAGAGGAAACTACGGAGCTTTCCTAATGGACAAACTACCTCTCGTGAAGTCGATGGTTGAAAAATTAGTTCAAAACCTCAACGTTCCCGTGTCTTGCAAAATCCGACTTTTCCCAGATTTACAAGACACTTTAAACTATGCCAAAATGTTAGAAGATGCAGGCTGTTCCCTTCTTGCAGTACATGGGCGCACACGAGACGAAAAAGATGGAAAAAAGATCAGGGCAAACTGGAACGCGATACGGGCTGTTAAAAACGCTCTTCGGATACCAGTTCTTGCAAATGGGAACATACGTCACATGGATGATGTGAAACACTGCTTAGAAGAGACTGGTGCTGACGGTGTACTTTCAGCAGAGACCCTTTTGGAAAATCCAGCTCTGTTTGCTGGATTTAGGACCGTTGATTGGGTATCTGACGGTGAAGACGGCGTGCAGGATGGTAAACTGGATCAAGCTGATCTAGTTGTTGAATATTTGAAGCTTTGTGAAAAGTATCCGGTGCCATGGAGAATGATTCGCGCTCATGTTCACAAGATGTTAGGGGAGTGGTTTAGGATTCATCCGCAAGTAAGAGATGATTTTAATGCACAGTACATATTAACCTTCAAGTTCCTTTATGATATGGTTAATCGACTAAGAGAACTTGGTGTTTCGAGGCCTCTTTATGTCAAGAACACTTGATCTAGAGTGATTTCAAAGCCTTAACATGTGCGTTTTTATGGTATTTTTTGTATACTAATACATCACGAATTAAGATAACTATTTGTAGTTTTGTTTTCGATAAACATTTTATCATTAAAAAGTGTAATTTCAAAGGGTCACCCCATATTCTATGGAGTCCTTTACAAATGAACCGTTTGAAAACAAATTCGACAAGATTAATGAATGTTTACACTATTGCAAGTAATGGTCACATCGTAAAAATACACAGTGGCGGTGATGGGTGGTGATAGGCGGTGATGGCTGGCCTAGGATGACGTTGTTGAATTGTTTCGGCAAAATTGGTGTCTGCCGTTCTCGTCCGTCACTCTCTCTACGACAAAATGAGCCAACAAGTCCTTAGAAGACTTGACCAAATTCTCTTTACACAAAAACTCTTCACTAGACACCTTGTCCATCTCCCTATTATAATTATGCACAAACACATGGGTTTTATGGTTCCCACCCTTTTTGCTCCGAGCAAGCACGCTGGCGGTGAATATGGCCGATATACTCCCAGGACCGTCTGGCCAATACCCGCGTGGACCATCCACCAGAATCACATCCCAGTTTATATCATATAGTTGGTTAGGAAGATCGTTTAGCCCGATCTTGCAATCAGAAAATAACAGATTTTGAACGGGCCCACACTCGTTATGTGATTGTTCCCTAACAGAAGTGACAAGCTCCTTGAGCTCCCTGATCTTGGTGGTGTATTGGACGTCATACACTTCGATTTCTGGGTATTTTTCCTCCATGTAAGCAGCATAGTAGCGGTTTTCATCTATGAAAACGGTTCGGCCATAGTGGTTCAAAGCGTTCCAGAGGAGGGTTTCGGGGGTGAGCCCGAAGACAAGAAAGTTACAAGGGGAGGTGCATTGTTTGAGGACATCAGAGATTTGTTTAATATCGGTTTGTGACATGTGATTGGTGCTGTTGGTGTTGGCGGCATAGTGAACAAGAGCTCGCATCACTGATTTGGGCAGCGTTTGTTCGTTGTGGGTGATGGTGGCAGTGATGCgcgttgtggtggtggtgttggttgtgtGAAACGATTCGCGGGTGTAGACAAGGGTCAGAAGGGATGCTACCGCGAACACTGACACGAGAGCGACGAGCCATAGGCGGTTCGGGTTGCCTTGTTTCTGAATGTAGGGATGCAGAAGAATGAGCTTTGTGTTGACATTAGTAATGGTGTTCTTCATTGTGTGTATGTTGGTAATTAGAAAGCTTTGGAGCAAGAAACAGGTGATTTTAAAGAAGGAATAGGATTGTATATTTTAATTGgttgttaaataaaaaaaagtaagaAAAAAACTGTACATCttacttatttttataaaaatattttaataaattaaatataAGTGGGAAAAGGATGATGACATGAAAGTGGCACCAACATATGACAGTGAGATGGTAGCTGCTGCATTTGGCACCAAATCTCTAATTTACTTGATATGTTGACTTTAAACAACCCAAATGGCAAAATAGCACAATTAAGCACTCTAAACCTTCTTTTATTATTAGTAATTTTATTAAGCAAGAAAATGACATCTTTTTGCTTTACAAAATTTCCAGTCTTATACTTAAAAAgtatttaattattttatattaATCTAATGTTTTATTTCCAGTCTTATACTTAAAAAgtatttaattattttatattaATCTAATATATCGTTTACGATTCTTTGATTTGATTTAATTTCTTTTTGaaaaacattgtttttaacattCATACATCGTGCAAACCAGAAACCATCGCCTTTGCAAACCCACCAACCAGCTGTCTTTGCACATACACACAAAATAATGGATTTCAAAACAAAATGTTCAATCTTTTTTATACTTCTAAAAACTTCGTTAAATGTTAGGTATCAAGCGACACAAAACCAACACACGCACAAACGAATATCATGCGGACAGAAAATAATAAAACACGACACAAAAATTTTACTTGGTTTGGTCCTAATAAGGGGACCTACGTCCATGGGCTGCATCTAGGTTATTTCATTAAGCTTAAGGCACACTAAAATTACAATGCATGATTAGGTATATATAGAGAACAATTAAGTTTTCCATCTTGGTGAACAAGAAAACTAAACGGGCCATATTGGGCATTCCTCCAAGTCTTCTAATCATCAATTAAACAAGCCCAATAACCAAGGAATTCATaaacccaacaatctcccacttgaagGCCTTGCAAGAAACTCCAATCTTTGACACACAAGAACGGAAGTCTTCAGGTCCAGTCGCATAGAACAAACCAAACTCCAAACATATCCACAAATCCACCTAGTTGCAGCGACCCTTTTCATCAGTAACCTGAAAGGCCCATTGAAGCTCCCAACCGCTCCAATACGGTCATTACAGACCCAGTCTTGGCAAATCCAACCAATGACTCATCCTCATTCTCAATTGGCTCCCAGTGATTCGCACTACCAGCTCTAGAGACTTCCAGAGGGTAAATACTCTCCAATAGCAACAATTTCGCAGGTAAGAATTTTCATTTGGAATTCCGGTGTCAAAACCCAATATCACTTTGTAACTGTGCCGGAACACCCCTCACGCTCCCATTGTTACCAAATCCCATCCAGGTTTAAACCTCCGAATACAATCAATAACATAATATTGGCATTGTTAAACAGTCTAAatggctgccacgtcagcattgtGATGCAATGCCCATTTGTCTTTTAATATATAGTAAAGATTTTACATCTTCTACAACTAAGCTGCCTCTCTACAAGACATTTTTCCGATAAATGTGTTTCCACTCTTCTTTTCATTGTAAGTACTCTAACAACAACATTTTTAAAGGAGCAATTAAGGAACTTAACTTTTAAAAGGGACGATCGAAATTTTCCTAAAAAAATACACCAATTTTTTTAAGGGGGCAGCCGCCCACCCACCTAAAAGGGTAGGTCCGCCCTTGTTAATAAGTAACGTGCGACGTTTTTAATATCCAACACTAAAAATATATCCATCTAATATAAAAATGGCCATTATATTCTTATTATtagaaacaaaaaataaaaagccTACTGCCCTTTGGGCATTTGCAATTTTGCATATTCCTTTTTCATCGTAGTCTAAAACTAACgaactaattttttttaaagaaacttAATTAATCAAGATAGTGAAACAAGTAATTATGATCTAATTCTCTTAGTCAACAAAATAGGTTCGAAAAACTTTGGCTATTTCATCTAGTTATAGCGATAGACAATCATCCGGAGTGGTAATAGTGAGGATGGCGATTGTAGCTTTTTTAATTAAACAACCTTTAAATACATCCTTAATCAGGTGATGACTTCCCCTTGttctttcttcttctcctcttgcCCTCTCTTTTTCATACGGGGTGGCGATGATTAGCGATAGTGAGGTTGGTGATTGTAGTTTAGTAGGGAGTTGTCAAGCATTAGAATAGACATGTTTGGAGTAATATTCAAAACTTATATAAGGTATCAAGAAAAGTACACAcattaaataatataatttacTTAGGAATAATTTTTTGTAACATTAACAAATAAGGTATCAAGAAAATTACACACATTAAGTAATATAATTTACTTAGGAATAAAGTTTTGTAGCATTAacaataatagttgttatatttATTTCTATATAAATTATAAGAAGTTCTAcggtaaaaaaatatatattttattattatttacttcTAAAACATTTTTAATCAAATAAGTTCTACACCAAaacgttttattttcttttcactTTACTTTAATTTTATGAATATCTTATCTTTATTTCCTTTTTTTGTTAACTTTTGATTTTTctttataatataataattataattttatttgttattttgctaatataatattttattgttGTAATTATTTTGTTTTACGCTTGTAATTTTATTcaaacatgttaaatatatttgaattttttttctcTACCAGGAGGAACGAAATCGATACCCTTTAAACATCAGTAGCAGTATCGTATTCGTTTTTATGTTTTCTAACATGAAGGCAAAAGGTTTGTCGAAAATTAAATTGTATTCGCAATATAGTATTTTTTTGGTACCCGGTACAATAACCTTTTCTGCGAATAACGAAACCAATACCCTTTGAACATCGGTAGGGTATGGTATTCGTTTTTATGTTTTCCTGACATTGAGGCAAAAGGTTTGTTGAAAATTAAGTTGTATTCACAATATGGTATTTTTTGGTTCTGGTAGGCTAACGAAACCGTCGTATTGTGCGGAAAGCTGCTGCATGCTGCATCGCGTGGGCTTATTTTTAACTCTAGATGTGATAATTTACAAAGGGATATAGCTAACGTGTCATTGGTCAACCAAATTATCATATTTCTAATTACTGTGACTGAAACACATAAACTATAACTATTAACCTGGATCTTTAGATAATTTACAGTGGTGTTATCTATGATCAAAGCAGTTTATTATGAGTTCGATGATGTTTACCTTATTAATATAATCATCAATAATTAAATATAGAAAATAGTTTAATAGAAACAATGTGCATAGGGTGGTTTAAGTATTGGGGAAGGGCGAAGGGTGGTTGGGAGGGAGCCGTTTGTCAACGTTCATGCGACTACTTAACTAATTACAATCCGAACATCCCTTTCACTCTCTTTTCTTTTCTTATTAATACTCATGGAACATATGTTACAAACTTTATATTAAGTCAACACAATAAAATATACAAAAGTTACAACGTTTATGATATGAAAACAAAATTAACAGATATAAATCAATTAATCTTTGTCAATaactaatatttttttaaaaattttatgtTTTACAATTAATGCGTAAGCCATGCAAATATAAATAATCAAactaatttatttatatattttttagttttatatcGACTACTTACACATGTGTAGGCTATCTATatacataaaataaaataatcaaattaATTTGTTAAGTTTTTAGGAATTTTAAAAGATAGGAGTGAGAAACAATAACCACTTAATTTCTAtttatatcattttcttttatttctaaattttttaaGTTCAAAAAAATAAATGGTTTATTTTTCTGTCTTTCTTCTAGTAATAATTTGTGTTG is from Helianthus annuus cultivar XRQ/B chromosome 9, HanXRQr2.0-SUNRISE, whole genome shotgun sequence and encodes:
- the LOC110889631 gene encoding tRNA-dihydrouridine(16/17) synthase [NAD(P)(+)]-like yields the protein MALDSTTQTLTDSPAEEDLCSKPTEPVVGPNGYLTCDARIERAWAHWKMLGEPKLIVAPMVDNSELPFRLLCRKYGAEAAYTPMLHSRIFNENDKCRSQEFTTCKEDRPLFVQFCANDPDTLLEAARRVEPYCDYVDINLGCPQRIAKRGNYGAFLMDKLPLVKSMVEKLVQNLNVPVSCKIRLFPDLQDTLNYAKMLEDAGCSLLAVHGRTRDEKDGKKIRANWNAIRAVKNALRIPVLANGNIRHMDDVKHCLEETGADGVLSAETLLENPALFAGFRTVDWVSDGEDGVQDGKLDQADLVVEYLKLCEKYPVPWRMIRAHVHKMLGEWFRIHPQVRDDFNAQYILTFKFLYDMVNRLRELGVSRPLYVKNT
- the LOC110889632 gene encoding protein IRX15-LIKE: MKNTITNVNTKLILLHPYIQKQGNPNRLWLVALVSVFAVASLLTLVYTRESFHTTNTTTTTRITATITHNEQTLPKSVMRALVHYAANTNSTNHMSQTDIKQISDVLKQCTSPCNFLVFGLTPETLLWNALNHYGRTVFIDENRYYAAYMEEKYPEIEVYDVQYTTKIRELKELVTSVREQSHNECGPVQNLLFSDCKIGLNDLPNQLYDINWDVILVDGPRGYWPDGPGSISAIFTASVLARSKKGGNHKTHVFVHNYNREMDKVSSEEFLCKENLVKSSKDLLAHFVVERVTDENGRHQFCRNNSTTSS